One genomic window of Ammospiza nelsoni isolate bAmmNel1 chromosome 4, bAmmNel1.pri, whole genome shotgun sequence includes the following:
- the CCNG2 gene encoding cyclin-G2: MSSEALWLFKQLNLHLELEGRFQPREKGLSLIEGAAENENTLCPRQRNAKVEDLWSLTNFFGFATETFVLAVNILDRFLALMKVKPKHLSCIGVCCMQLAARVVEEECNIPSAHEIIRISQCKCTVSDLKRMEKIISEKLHFEFKATTALTFLHLYHTIVLCHTSERKEVLNLDKLEAQLKACNCRLVFSKAKPSVLALCLLTLEVQTLKSVELLEILLRVQKHSKISDSDLLYWRELVSKCLADYSSPECCKPDHKKLVWIVSRRTAQNLQNSYYSVPELPTIPEGACFNGSESEDSCEDMSSGEESLSSSPPSDLEGTFFFELKPKPKWQTLSCGS, encoded by the exons atgaGCAGCGAGGCGCTGTGGCTTTTCAAGCAGCTGAACCTCCATCTGGAGCTGGAGGGGAGGTTCCAGCCCCGCGAGAAGGGACTCAGCCTCATCGAGGGCGCCGCCGAG AATGAGAACACTCTGTGTCCAAGACAAAGGAATGCCAAGGTGGAAGATCTTTGGAGTCTGACCAACTTCTTTGGATTTGCAACTGAAACGTTTGTTTTGGCTGTCAACATTCTGGACAGATTCTTGGCTCTTATGAAG GTGAAACCCAAGCATTTGTCTTGCATTGGAGTTTGCTGCATGCAGCTGGCCGCCCGTGTGGTGGAGGAGGAATGCAACATCCCGTCTGCTCACGAGATCATCCGCATCAGCCAATGTAAATGCACTGTGTCCGACCTGAAACGGATGGAAAAGATAATTTCAGAAAAGTTGCACTTTGAATTTAAAGCTACTACTGCCTTAACCTTCTTGCACTTGTACCATACTATTGTACTCTGTCATACCTCAGAAAG GAAAGAAGTGTTGAATCTGGACAAGTTGGAAGCACAGCTAAAAGCTTGCAACTGCCGTCTGGTGTTCTCTAAAGCAAAA CCATCTGTCCTGGCCTTGTGCCTTCTCACTCTGGAAGTTCAGACTCTGAAATCTGTTGAGCTCTTGGAGATCCTTCTGCGTGTTCAAAAGCATTCGAAG ataagTGATAGTGACCTACTTTACTGGAGGGAGCTGGTCTCTAAATGCCTGGCAGATTATTCTTCTCCTGAATGCTGCAAGCCTGATCACAAAAAACTGGTTTGGATTGTTTCGAGGCGCACAGCCCAAAACCTACAGAACAGTTACTACAGTGTTCCTGAGCTGCCAACGATCCCAGAGGGTGCATGTTTCAATGGAAGTGAGAG TGAAGACTCCTGTGAAGACATGAGCAGCGGGGAAGAAAGCCTTAGCAGCTCTCCTCCGAGTGATCTGGAAGGCACCTTCTTCTTTGAACTCAAACCTAAACCCAAGTGGCAAACTCTCAGCTGTGGCTCTTAG